A window of Dermacentor andersoni chromosome 4, qqDerAnde1_hic_scaffold, whole genome shotgun sequence genomic DNA:
ATTATTACGCGTCGAAATACATTCGCAAGTAAATACGGGTCATCGTGCGGCTTCTAACACACTTTCAGCATTATTTCACCCCCGTATTCAGAattgcatcttaacttgaagcccatgcttgacttgatatgaATGACGCCTTGTGCGAACGCGccgaagacgctcattgcgtttcttttggtgcgttgacgacaggcgtcgtttagatcaagtcaagcataagatgcatttctgaatacgaggTTTAAAGCTATTCTGTGCACAACATACATATTATGGCACATCGCTTTGAGCACTAGCCACAATTTCCCAAATGCGTTTGTTTGCAACTGCTGTAACCGAATGGGGGCTGAATTTTTAATATTCTAgtagcgttcttttttcttttcaatttacGGATATATTCTACTGCATGACTTCACAAAAGCACGTTAAAAGGCTAAAGAGTGAATGTATGGCTTGTATCCCAGTATGTTATTTTATCATGGTAAGGAAGTTTAGCTTACCAGAATGATTACTGACCCATTGCAGTGATGGTGCGCTCTCACATTACAGCAAGGGTATTTTGGGACGTAGCTATAATGCATGCCAACATGAAAGCATATCATGAGAGCTGCATATTCTCTTATTGCAGGCAATCACAGGACCTCGTTTGCAGTTTTTTGATCTTGTCGCCAGTTGGCCAGGCTCCAATCACGACAGCCGTATATTTGACAACAGCCATGCCAGAGCACGCTATGAGGATGGGGAAGTTCAAGGTGTGCTCCTCGGAGACATGGGATACGCTTGCAGACGTTATCTAATGACACCACTAAAGGAACCGAAAAGTTCAGCGGAGCGCAGGTAAGCATGTAGCTGAACGGTAACAGGGCAACATAATGAGTAGGGATTAGATTTTTACCATTCATATTAAAATGCATTCCTCCAAAGGTACAACTACTCCCAGAAAACGACAAGGTGCACAATCGAGAGGGTCTTCGGTATCTGGAAAAGAAGGTTTCCGTGCCTCGACATGAAATTGCAGATAAAGACGTCAACCTCTGTTCTGGTCATAACAGCGTGTGCTGCACTGCACAATCTCAGCCGCCACCTGAATGACCCAATCCCTCCGGACGTTCACCCAGCTCCTGCTGCACCTCCTCCTACTGCCACACAACAGGGTCCTGCCGCACAGCCAGGTCCACCAATGCCACCTGATGAGCCACAGCAATCAGACACTGAAGATGGGTTCAGAGCCCGCAGGCGTATCATTCGCGACTATTTTTCTCGCTAAGAACAAATAAACAACATTGCTTCCAAAGAACAAAATATTTTTATTCCAACTGCTTTTTCAGCAGCTGCATTTTCAATGTCAGAAGCGCTGCCTTCGCTTCGGCATTTTTTAGTTTTTGCGCAGTGATGGCCTTGCGTTCTTTTCGCTCAGCCCTCGCAAATCGCATACGCTGCAAGTGCTCCTTCCGCCTGTTCACTCGTTCTTCTGCAACAGCTTCTAGCCGCGCATGAATTTCCTTTTCGAGCTGTGAAGTTCTTGCTGTGCTGCCCCGTTTCCGAACAAGTGGAGGCAGTGGACGTGTGGGTCTGTTCACGCTCTGTTGGCTCACAGGCTCTTGTGGAGCTTGAGATGCTTGCGGTTCGCCTAAACATTCCGTCTCTGTGCAATAGGTATCGGCGTTCAAAGGGCTCAATGGTTCCAATTCCCAGATTGGGTCATCCTGGTTGGCGTGATGACCTGCAAATTCAGTACCTGCAAAACAATATACCATTGTCACGTTTAAGGCATGCATATATGTCATGATAATTGTCACCAGATAATCTTTCCCCTACATCCTGTGAAATTGAGCATTTGGACAGAGTGCTAAACAATAACATCACGGTATGCGCACATCTGCTGAAACTTGCCACTTGTTTACTTATTATGTGAACTTATTGCCAAATATGTCATGAACCTCCTCCAATAAATTTCTTGCAGCACAGGCTAATGCCCAAACATGACCACGTCTTGCCATTATAATTACCTACAAGCCAATTAGCGGATGCTTTTAAGTTGAGGAGCAGCAACTCACATCAGTTGCAGTATTTACAGTGTATCTTTAGAAAATTGGTAGCAAAAAAATTGCTTCGTTCTgagtgatataaaattatggttTGCATCTGCACCGCCATAAAAGACCCTCACATAACAGACTCAATTGATACGTAACGTTCTTCAGATAAGGAATTCCTCTGAGGAACATGTTGGTCATGTTAAATACAAAATATGCTTCGTGTATATTACGTAATCACGTTATCACAAAAACAAAGCATGTTTGTACACCATCAGTCATTTTTGAAACATATAGGCAGCGTGCAACAGAAACGACATGCACTTCGCTTGTAAAGACAAGACGCTTATCATTTTACCGTCGCCTTCAGGGATCGCCGCTGGCTGCATGGATGACAACAGCGCAGTAACTACTGCCGTGGCCTCGCTGGTAGCAACGTCGTGTCGCGcacggtcgctgtcaaaagcgttGTCAATTCGTATTGACATATGCGATGCCACGGCGCCGACTCGCTGCAGCTCTTCTGTGAGCACCGAATCGGCTGCTTTGCCGCCCCCTGAAAAGCATGAAGTTCAAGGAAATACATATTGCAATACCAGCCGATGAAAATATAACACAGTCCTTAAGGAGTCAGTTCAAAACCGATCCGCTAGACATCCACTCTAACTAGTATCGCTTGTCGCAAGGTTcatagcagcgcaacacaagacacgtaCAATATGAAATAAAAAACGGCAACACGGCTCGTCATTCTTTCCTTCCAATTGTCCCTATCTTGTATTGCGCTGTTACGAACTTTACgataaatcctaaccaactggcccattTACTTtcgcttagccagcgtttctcACATGAAGCAAAAGCTTAACGTACCGCTCCTCTCTTCCCGACACCGTATTCCCCCCTTACTGCACCGCCAGTACACAGAAGCGTTTTATAACCATCTTTACTGATAAACCGATATGTGGGCATTGTTTATTGCGTTTTGAAGAGCACTTGCTTCGTCTTTCCAACAAGACGCGTACGTTCGGCACTCCGATTTGGATTAAGGTAAGCTTTTGACAGCCTTACTCTATCCATTTTTTTATGCCTGTTTGACAAAATATATTACACGGCCTCAAAATCAGACTTCTTCATCTCGATCTGTTGGCACTGTTGTCTCGTTGGCTGGCGCGGCTGCGCCAGCCATGCAACAAAACAGCGTTGCATGGCAGACACTGGTGACACCGCAAACGCGCCGGAACGCTCCGTGCGTTTGCTTAGGCGGCCCGTCCGGGCTGAGTGGACGCGGCGCTCACGGATTATGCGACGACACCCGGTGGTGCCGTTGCTCTCTATTTTTGTTTTGACACACGAAAAATGAGAAGAAATATAACTCACCAGTTCGGAACAGCTCCTTTGTGTCGGTGGCTTTCGCCCTGCGCCACTTCTCTTTCAAGTTGTCCCAACACTTGCGTAGCTGATGCTCCGTGCGCGGGTGGACTCCGTTCTTACTGTTGAACTGTTGTTCTatctgctgccatttctttttcttctcgctcaGGGACACCGCATCAGTACGCTTGTTCTCCAGCACGTTGCTCTCTCTCGTCACCAAGTCAATCAAAATTCCCCGCTCCTCCTCCGTAAAGTTGATTTTTTTCCTCTCAGTGGCCATTCCCACAACAGATCTTACAATAAGCAAACGAACACTTCAAAAcacaaataaatgaacaaataaggaaataaataaataaatacgagcAATATTTACAGCATCTAAAAGTACAAAGCGCAAGTTATAGCTAACACACAAGAGAAAAGGTGAAGGAACTGCGCTCGAGCACCGCAAAACGGAAATGGAAAATGAAACaccgcaaatgaaaaaaaaaaaaaaaaaaaacggcaacgcGTGTTGCCAGATGAGAGACGCGCAACAGCTAGAACTCGCTCTTTTCACATTGCTTTTTCACAACGCGTAATAATGCGCCATCCAATTTTTATATTTATTGTTCTCAGCGACAAAAATGTGTTTCCTTTCTAATAACTGAGCGGTTTAAGGCCAAGAAAACTTCATAGCCTTGCACCCATGCTCATCTCTTATGACGATAAGGCCGCCTTCGATAAGGACGCCTTTTCACGCAATAAGGGACGCTTCTGAATCATACCTTGGCCTTTTCTCAACCTTATACTTTCCTTATCCTTATAAAAGGGCGCCTTATAGCGTTAAGATAAGGttggtttgtgaatacgggccttatAAGGATGAGGAAAGTCTAAGGTTGAGAAAAGGCCAAGGTGTAATTCAGAAGCGTCCCTTATTGCGTGAAAAGGCGCCCTTATCGAAGGCGGCCTTATCGTCGTAAGAGATGAGCATGGGTGCGAGGCTATGAACTTTTCTTGGCCTTAAACCGCTCGGTTATTAAAAAGGAAACACAATTTTGTCGCTGAGAACAATAAATATAAAAATGGGATGGCGCATTATTACGCGTTGTgaaaaagcaatatgaaaagtGCGAGTTCTAGCCGTTGCACGTCTCTCATCTGGCAACACGCGTTGccgtttttcttgttttctttttgtttttgtttttttgccattTCCCTTTTGCGGTGCTCGAGCGCAGTTCCTTCACCTTTTCTCCTGTGTGTTAGCCATAACTTGCGCTTTGTACTTTTAGATGCTGTAAATATTgcgcgtatttatttatttatttatttccttatttattcatttatttatcttttGAAGTGTTCATTTGCTTATTGGGATGGCCACTGAGAGGAAAAAAATCAACTTTACGGAGGAGGAGCGGGGAATTTTGATTGACTTGGTGACGAGAGAGAGCAACGTGCTGGAGAACAAACGTACTGATGCGGTGTCCCtaagcgagaagaaaaagaaatggcagcagatAGAAGAACAGTTCAACAGTAAGAACGGAGTCCACCCGCGCACGGAAAATCAGCTACGCAAGTGTTGGAACAACTTGAAAGAGAAGTGGCGCAGGGCGAAAGCCACCGACACAAAGGAGCTGTTCCGAACTGGTGAGTTATATTTCTTCTTATCTTTcgtgtgtcaaaaaaaaaaaagttagagagCAATGGCACCGCCGGGTGTCGTCGCATAATCCGTGAGCGCCGCGTCCGTTCAGCCCAGACGGGTCGCCTAAGCAAACGCACGGAGCGTTCCGGCGCGTTTGCGGTGTCACCAGTGTCTGCCATACGACGCTGTTTTGTTGCATGGCTGGCGCGGCCGCGCCAGCCAACGAGACAACAGTGCCAACAGATCGAGGTGAAGAAGTCTGATTTTCAGATCGTGTAATATAGTTTGTCAAACAGGCATAAAAAATGGATAAAGTAAGGCTCTCAAAAGCTCACCTTAATTCAAATCGGAGTGCCGAACGTACGCGTCTTGTTGAAAAGACGAAGCGAGTGCTCTTCAAAACGCAATAAACAATGGCCACATATCGGTTTATCAGTAAAGATGGTTATAAAACGTCTCTGTGTACTGGCGGTGCAGCAAGGGGGGAATACGGTGTCGGGTAGAAAGGAGCAGTACGTCAAGCTTTTGCTTCATGTgagaaacgctggctaagcgatagtacatgggccagttggttaggattcatcgtAAAGTTCGTAACAGCGCAATACAAGATATGGACAATTGGAAGGAAAGAATGACGAGCCGTGTTGccattttttctttcatattgtaCGTGTCTTGTGCTGCGCTGCTACGAACCTTACGACAAGCGATACTAGTTAGAGTGGATGTCTAGCGGATCGGTTTTGAACTGACTCCTTAAGGACTGTGTTATATTTTCATCGGCGTGGTATTGCAATATGTATTTCCTTGAACTTCATGCTTTTCAGGGGGCGGCAAAGCAGCCGATTCGGTGCTCACAGAAGAGCTGCTGCGAGTCGGCGCCGTGGCATCGCATATGTCAATACGAATTGACaacgcttttgacagcgaccgtgCGCGACACGACGTTCCTACCAGCGAGGCCACGGCAGTAGTTACTGCACTGTTGTCATCCATGCAGCCAGCGGCGATCCCTGAAGGCGACGGGTAAAATTATAAGCGTCTTGTCTTTACACGCGAAGTGCATGTCGTTTCTGTTGCACGCTGCCTATATGCTTCAAGAATGAATGATGGTGCACAAACATGGTTTGTTTGTGTGATAACGTGATTACGTAATATACACAAAGCATATTTTGTATTTTGGCGCCACTTATTATGGCCGACCACGCAAGCGGCTTTTCTGAGCTAGTCGATTTTGTCGCCCTATTAAGGGAAGCCGATGTTCGTGAAGCCCTTCCTTATGTAAAGCTCATCCAGCGTGTACTCAGGGACCGTCAGAATGCCATGGAGATGTACAACGACGGCGAGTTTCTTGGCAGGTTCCGCTTTTCAAAACGAGCGGTGGTACACCTTCTCTCCATCCTGCCACTTGCTCCAAGCCCAGACGATCGCGGTTCGCCCGTGCCGCCACTTCTACAGCTCCTCGTGACCCTCCGTTTCTACGGCGGCGGGATGTTTCAAGTGGTCACTGCTGACTTGGTCAGCATATCCCAGCCTTCAGTGTCTCGCATCATTGAACGTGTGACGACTGTGATCGCAGCGACATTGTTCCCAGCACTCGTGAAGCTCCCCGATGCCGCACAAGCATCTCGAGTGATGGACGAATTTTATCGAATAGCGAAGTTTCCTGGTGTGACAGGGTGCATGGACTGCACGCACATCAGGATCAAGAGCCCTGGAGGTAAAGACGCAGAAGTCTTTCGCTGCAGGAAAGgatatttttcttttaatgtgcaGGTATGTGGAGAGTTCATGTTAAAATTATTACGCGTCGATATACATTCTCAAGCTAAATACGGGTCATCGTGCGGCTTCTAACAAACTTTGAGCATTATTTTACCCCGTATTCAGAACTGCATCTTAACTtaaagcccatgcttgacttgatatgaATGACGCCTTGTGCGAACGCGCCGAAGACGCTCATTGCGCTTCTTTTGGTGCGTTGACGACAGGCgtcgtttaaatcaagtcaagcacgggcttcaaattaagatgcatttctgtatACGGGGTTTAAAGATATTCTGTGCACAAAATACACATTATGGCACATCGCTTTGAGCACTAGCCACAATTTCCCAAATGCGTTTATTTGCAACTCCTCTAACCGGATGGGGGCTGAATTTTTAATAATTAATTCTAGtagggttcttttttcttttcaatttacGGATGTATTCTACTGCATCACTTCACAAAAGCACGTTAAAAGGCTAAAGAGTGAAAGTATGGCTTGTATCCCAGTATGTTATTTTATCATGGTAAAGAAGTTTAGCTTACCAGAATGATTACTGACCCATTGCAGTGATGGTGCGCTCTCACATTACAGCAAGGGTATTTTGGGACGTAGCTGTAATGCATGCCAACATGAAAGCATATAATGAGAGCTGCATATTCTCTTATTGCAGGCAATCACAGGACCTCGTTTGCAGTTTTTTGATCTCGTCGCCAGTTGGCCAGGCTCCAATCACGACAGCCGTATATTTGACAACAGCCATGCCAGAGCACGCTATGAGGATGGGGAAGTTCAAGGTGTGCTTCTCGGAGACATGGGATACGCTTGCAGACGTTATCTAATGACTCCACTAAAGGAACCTAAAAGTTCAGCGGAGCGTAGGTAAGCATGTAGCTGAACGGTAACAGGGCAACATAATGAGTAGGGATTGGATTCTTACCATTCATCTTAAAATGAATTCTTCCAAAGATACAACAACTCCCAGAAAACGACAAGGTGCACAATCGAGAGGGTCTTCGGTATCTGGAAAAGAAGGTTTCCATGCCTCGACATGAAATTGCAGATAAAGACGTCAACCTCTGTTCTGGTCATAACAGCATGTGCTGCACTGCACAATCTCAGCCGCCACCTGAATGACCCAATCCCTCCGGACGTTCACCCAGCTCCTGCTGCACCTCCTCCTACTGCCACACAACAGGGTCCTGCCGCACAGCCAGGTCCATCAATGCCACCTGATGAGCCACAGCAATCAGACACTGAAGATGGGTTCAGAGCCCGCAGGCGTATTATTCGCGACTATTTTTCTCGCTAAGAACAAATAAACAACATTGCTTCCAAAGAACAAAATATTTTTATTCCAACTGCTTTTTCAGCAGCTGCATTTTCAATGTCAGAAGCGCTGCCTTCGCTTCGGCATTTTGCAGTTTTTGCGCATTGATGGCCTTGCGTTCTTTTCTCTCGGCCCTCGCAATTTTCATACGCAGCAGGTGCTCCTTCCGCCTGTTAACTCGTTCTTCTGCAACAGCTTCTAGCCGTGCGTGAATTTCCTTATCGAGCTGTGAAGTTCTTGCTGTGCTGCCACGTTTCCGAACAAGTGGAGGCAGTGGACGTGTGGGTCTGTTCACGCTCTGCTGGCTCACAGGCACTTGTGGAGCTTGAGATGCTTCCGGTTCGCCTAAACATTCCGTCTCCGTGCAAGAGGTATCGGCGTTCAAAGGGCTCAATGGTTGCAATTCCCAGATTGGGTCATCCTGGTTGGCGTGATGATCTGCGAATTCACTACCTGCAAAACAATATACCATTGTCACGTTTAAGGCATGCATATATGTCATGATAATTGTCACCAGATAATTTTTCACCTACATCCTGTGAAATTGAGTATTTGGACAGAGTGCTAAACAATAACATCACGGTATGCACACATCTGCTGAAACTTGCCACTTGTTTACTTAATATGTGAATTTATTGCCAAATATGTCATGAACCTCCTCCAATAAATTTCTTGCAGCACAGGCTAGTGCCCAAACATGACCACGTCTTGCCATTATAATGACCTACAAGCCAATTAGCGGATGCTTCCAAGCTGAGGAGCAGCAACTCGCATCGATTGCAGAATTTACAGTGCATTTTTAGAAAATTGGTAGGTAAATAATCGCTTCGTTCTGAGTGATATAAAAttcttgtttgcacgtgcgccgCCATAAAAGACCCTCACATAGCAGACTTGATACGTAACGTTCTTCAGATAAGGAATTCCACTGAGGAACATGTTGGTCATGTTAAATACAAAATATGCTTTGTGTATATTACGTAATCACGTTATCACACAAACAAACCATGTTTGTGCACCATCAGTCATTCTTGAAGCATATAGGCAGCGTGCAACAGAAACGACATGCACTTCGCGTGTAAAGGCAAGACGCTTATAATTTTACCCGTCGCCTTCAGGGATCGCCGCTGGCTGCATGGATGACAACAGTGCAGTAACTACTGCCGTGGCCTCGCTGGTAGGAACGTCGTGTCGCGcacggtcgctgtcaaaagcgttGTCAATTCGTATTGACATATGCGATGCCACGGCGCCGACTCGCAGCAGCTCTTCTGTGAGCACCGAATCGGCTGCTTTGCCGCCCCCTGAAAAGCATGAAGTTCAAGGAAATACATATTGCAATACCACGCCGATGAAAATATAACACAGTCCTTAAGGAGTCAGTTCAAAACCGATCCGCTAGACATCCACTCTAACTAGTATCGCTTGTCGTAAGGTTCGTAGCAGCGCAGCACAAGACACGTacaatttgaaagaaaaaatggCAACACGGCTCGTCATTCTTTCCTTCCAATTGTCCATATCTTGTATTGCGATGTTACGAACTTTacgatgaatcctaaccaactggcccatgtactatcgcttagccagcgtttctcACATGAAGCAAAAGCTTGACGTACTGCTCCTTTCTACCCGACACCGTATTCCCCCCTTGCTGCACCGCCAGTACACAGAGACGTTTTATAACCATCTTTACTGATAAACCGATATGTGGCCATTGTTTATTGCGTTTTGAAGAGCACTCGCTTCGTCTTTTCAACAAGACGCGTACGTTCGGCACTCCGATTTGAATTAAGGTGAGCTTTTGAGAGCCTTACTTTATCCATTTTTTATGCCTGTTTGACAAACTATATTACACGATCTGAAAATCAGACTTCTTCACCTCGATCTGTTGGCACTGTTGTCTCGTTGGCTGGCGCGGCCGCGCCAGCCATGCAACAAAACAGCGTCGCATGGCAGACGCTGGTGACACCGCAAACGCGCCGGAACGCTCCGTGCGTTTGCTTAGGCGACCCGTCTGGGCTGAATGGACGCGGCGCTCACGGATTATGCGACGACACCCGGCGGTGCCGTTGctctctaactttttttttttacacacgaaAGATGAGAAGAAATATAACTCACCAGTTCGGAACAGCTTCTTTGTGTCGGTGGCTTTCGCCCTGCGCCACTTCTCTTTCAAGTTGTCGCAACACTTGCGTAGCTGATTTTCCGTGCGCGGGTGGACTCTGTTCTTACTGTTGAACTGTTCTTCTAtctgctgccatttttttttcttctcgcttagGGACACCGCATCAGTACGTTTGTTCTCCAGCACGTTGCTCTCTCTCGTCACCAAGTCAATCAAAATTCCCCGCTCCTCCTCCGTAAAGTTGATTTTTTTCCTCTCAGTGGCCATCCCCACAACAGATCTTACAATAAGCAAATGAAcacttcaaaaaataaataaatgaataaataaggaaataaataaataaatacgtgcaATATTTACAGCATCTAAAAGTACAAAGCGCAAGTTATAGCTAACACACAGGAGAAAAAGTGAAGGAACTGCGCTCGAGCACCGCAAAATGgaaatggcaaaaaaaagaaaaaaaaaaaagaaaaacggcaacGCGTGTTGCCAGATGAGAGACGTGCAACGGCTAGAACTCGCACTTTTCACATTGCTTTATCACAACGCGTAATAATGCGCCATCCCATTTTTATATTTATTGTTCTCAGCGACAAAATTGTGTTTCCTTTTTAATAACCGAGCGGTTTAAGGCCAAGAAAAGTTCATAGCCTCGCACCCATGCTCATCTCTTACGACGATAAGGCCGCCTTCGATAAGGGCGCCTTTTCACGCAATAAGGGACGCTTCTGAATTACACCTTGACCTTTTCTCAACCTTATACTTTCCTCATCCTTATAAAAGGGCGCTTTATAGCGTTAAGATAAGGTTGGTTTGTGAATATGGGCCttaccctccttaatgcactttaatcttCCTTAATCAAttctaatgcttcctcattctcttgaatccaccctaatccactataatcgtccttaatccacccgaatccacattcatctaccttagtccaccctaatcctccttcattcactttaattcaccctagctcGCCATattcctccttaatgcaccttaatccttcttaatccacccttatccttcttcatacactttaatccaccctaatccactataatcgtccttaatacaccttcatccaccctaattaacattcatcgaccttaatccaacgtAGTTCTCCTTTATGCACCtaaatccaccttcattc
This region includes:
- the LOC129381989 gene encoding uncharacterized protein isoform X1, whose product is MATERKKINFTEEERGILIDLVTRESNVLENKRTDAVSLSEKKKKWQQIEQQFNSKNGVHPRTEHQLRKCWDNLKEKWRRAKATDTKELFRTGGGKAADSVLTEELQRVGAVASHMSIRIDNAFDSDRARHDVATSEATAVVTALLSSMQPAAIPEGDGTEFAGHHANQDDPIWELEPLSPLNADTYCTETECLGEPQASQAPQEPVSQQSVNRPTRPLPPLVRKRGSTARTSQLEKEIHARLEAVAEERVNRRKEHLQRMRFARAERKERKAITAQKLKNAEAKAALLTLKMQLLKKQLE
- the LOC129381989 gene encoding uncharacterized protein isoform X2 encodes the protein MATERKKINFTEEERGILIDLVTRESNVLENKRTDAVSLSEKKKKWQQIEQQFNSKNGVHPRTEHQLRKCWDNLKEKWRRAKATDTKELFRTGGGKAADSVLTEELQRVGAVASHMSIRIDNAFDSDRARHDVATSEATAVVTALLSSMQPAAIPEGDGHHANQDDPIWELEPLSPLNADTYCTETECLGEPQASQAPQEPVSQQSVNRPTRPLPPLVRKRGSTARTSQLEKEIHARLEAVAEERVNRRKEHLQRMRFARAERKERKAITAQKLKNAEAKAALLTLKMQLLKKQLE
- the LOC129386671 gene encoding putative nuclease HARBI1 gives rise to the protein MEMYNDGEFLGRFRFSKRAVVHLLSILPLAPSPDDRGSPVPPLLQLLVTLRFYGGGMFQVVTADLVSISQPSVSRIIERVTTVIAATLFPALVKLPDAAQASRVMDEFYRIAKFPGVTGCMDCTHIRIKSPGGKDAEVFRCRKGYFSFNVQAITGPRLQFFDLVASWPGSNHDSRIFDNSHARARYEDGEVQGVLLGDMGYACRRYLMTPLKEPKSSAERRYNNSQKTTRCTIERVFGIWKRRFPCLDMKLQIKTSTSVLVITACAALHNLSRHLNDPIPPDVHPAPAAPPPTATQQGPAAQPGPSMPPDEPQQSDTEDGFRARRRIIRDYFSR